One Electrophorus electricus isolate fEleEle1 chromosome 13, fEleEle1.pri, whole genome shotgun sequence DNA segment encodes these proteins:
- the clmn gene encoding calmin isoform X2: MAGLEWEDWFEREEFIGQISDIRVQNLQVEREVVQKRTFTRWMNLHLEKCNPPIEVHDLFRDIRDGKILMALLEELSGCRLLHGFKPSSHRIFRLNNIAKVLTFLEERNVKLVSIDAADIADGNSSIVLGLIWNIILFFQIKELTGNIKNQFPSSSSLSSIPTSSDSDTSHSSTPSDDRRPSIAAKDHGKAIKTLLQWVQRRTRKYGVAVQDFGKSWTSGLAFLAVIKSIDPSLVDMRRALLRSSRENIEEAFRTAHYSLGIPRLLEPEDVTLNPPDEQSIMTYVSQFLEHFPGIEEDDPSDFLERSKVSTRMNEPPYRNGVQRKERFCVVKRDWVQPLPKIFISSVAEGREQARTPAQPRIVEDRPWDSEESSVDSSPSTTDSRPLCRPLSLNKDTSGAASSTTSSPQPSLIDSVMDSPDSWSEMPSELPQSCSDGSLSESATSSEQRYSSYPGELTSDQVSPLLLERVSQDQVDTELFVDEGNFSLSSVESLQAKSTLLSEEDDAYRYILDLKEDVSTDHMPSKDIISDPNAQQTQPCPLQNPEIVKPASHDTSCGDSDSGYYPGQKDISATQPDNVSKSELTTDTDEPVAGTENQFECKESLESSKTEAAQIITESDHMAFFEDDAECPVLQYERISISGSEEDVDLSEEVSHKEEMEENNVADVFSSNVKKQDGDTGEKEDAHHDEMTWPLHVDIDQKELDLEPEDHNTEPNYKVDQACTSLELPQTSTHSSQSEARDSGADIHGDEGQQTGAKDSGMYGDLGVKDLTKDNPPTYGRLGEMNSIEVTEDEGDGTYKLESSPLNQVSEIWEVGEDIAYDEGPSQGDMSAPLEEELKGSTYLELEARVAESMKEDIAVDNESKMGGHLSEMENMNEEEASCTQNQSSGPKATEQLKITECKDDVPASAIPCGDVPVTDMTSDEPNHDTTFHEQDRQSFTSLTTTSPASQPDLDDSWEHGMPKQPCDGQSGSQATWEGAERIMGSGELEERYPAKLRLSLSVMPLQPAPSQSALTDSEITTQEKVREGSVESPEQSPFEPWARHPGEWGVLETDLPVELGELVNGDEELADARENTVVLREDVASDSTEDESKLLTALCSQESFHPKELKRENGEDTDVITPGNVVESCVLCNRKMSSPATIPENTRQTALSDTYLLLVVWLLVYCIFVLPQMDLWTIPSLLLNLQ, translated from the exons ATGGCTGGACTGGAATGGGAAGACTGGTTTGAACGTGAGGAATTTATCGGCCAAATTAGCGACATCCGAGTGCAGAATCTTCAAG TTGAAAGGGAAGTCGTTCAGAAGAGGACCTTTACAAGATGGATGAATCTACATTTAGAGAAG tgtaatcCTCCGATAGAGGTGCACGACCTCTTCCGTGACATCCGGGATGGGAAGATCCTGATGGCCCTGCTGGAGGAGCTGTCAGGATGTAGGCTG CTGCATGGATTCAAGCCATCCTCACATCGCATTTTCAGGCTTAATAACATAGCGAAGGTACTGACATTCCTGGAGGAAAGAAAC GTAAAGCTGGTTAGCATTGATGCAGCAGACATTGCTGATGGCAATTCATCCATAGTGCTGGGCCTGATCTGGAATATCATCCTCTTTTTCCAG ATTAAAGAGCTGACAGGAAACATAAAGAACCAGTTCCCATCCTCTTCCAGCTTATCTTCGATCCCCACCAGCTCAGATTCTGACACCTCACACTCTAGCACTCCATCAGATGACAGGAGGCCTTCCATTGCTGCCAAGGATCATGGGAAAGCCATAAAGACACTCTTACAGTGGGTCCAGAGACGCACCAGAAA ATATGGAGTAGCGGTCCAGGATTTTGGCAAAAGCTGGACAAGTGGCCTGGCTTTTCTTGCAGTTATCAAATCTATTGACCCCAGTCTGGTGGACATGAGGAGAGCCCTGCTCAGGTCCTCCAGAGAAAACATTGAGGAGGCCTTCCGAACAGCACACTATAGCCTGGGTATACCACGGCTTCTGGAGCCTGAAG ATGTGACCCTGAATCCCCCAGATGAACAGTCTATAATGACATATGTGTCCCAGTTTTTGGAGCACTTTCCGGGAATCGAGGAG GATGATCCTTCAGATTTCCTGGAGAGGAGCAAGGTCAGCACACGGATGAATGAGCCCCCATATAGAAATGGAGTTCAGAGGAAAGAAAGGTTCTGTGTGGTGAAGAGGGATTGGGTTCAGCCTCTGCCCAAGATCTTCATCTCCTCTGTGGCCGAAGGTCGTGAGCAGGCCCGCACTCCTGCCCAACCGCGGATAGTGGAGGACAGGCCCTGGGATAGCGAGGAATCTTCAGTGGATTCAAGTCCTAGCACCACCGACAGTCGACCTCTCTGCCGCCCCCTGTCCCTGAACAAGGACACGTCTGGTGCTGCATCTTCCACCACCAGCTCTCCTCAACCTTCCCTGATTGACTCTGTGATGGACTCTCCGGATTCGTGGAGTGAGATGCCTAGTGAGCTTCCACAGTCTTGCAGCGATGGCTCTCTGAGTGAGAGTGCTACATCTAGTGAGCAGAGGTACTCTTCTTATCCTGGCGAGCTGACATCAGATCAGGTGTCACCGCTGCTGTTAGAGAGGGTCTCCCAAGACCAGGTGGACACAGAGCTGTTTGTCGATGAAGGAAACTTCTCTCTCAGCTCGGTGGAGAGTTTGCAGGCCAAATCCACACTGCTGTCTGAGGAGGACGATGCTTATAGGTACATTTTAGATCTTAAGGAGGATGTGTCTACTGATCACATGCCCAGTAAGGATATAATCAGTGATCCAAATGCACAGCAAACACAACCCTGCCCTTTGCAGAACCCAGAAATTGTCAAACCAGCATCTCATGACACCTCATGTGGGGATAGTGACTCTGGCTATTATCCTGGCCAAAAAGACATCTCTGCAACACAACCGGACAATGTTAGCAAGAGTGAGTTAACCACTGACACTGACGAACCGGTTGCTGGCACTGAAAACCAGTTCGAATGTAAAGAAAGTTTAGAGTCCTCCAAAACTGAAGCTGCTCAGATCATCACCGAATCAGACCACATGGCCTTTTTCGAGGATGATGCTGAATGTCCTGTTCTTCAGTATGAGAGGATTTCCATTTCAGGAAGTGAAGAGGATGTTGACCTGTCTGAAGAAGTGTCTCACAAGGAGGAAATGGAGGAAAACAACGTGGCTGATGTCTTCAGCAGCAATGTTAAAAAGCAGGACGGCGACACTGGAGAAAAGGAAGATGCACATCATGACGAAATGACCTGGCCATTGCATGTAGACATTGACCAAAAGGAGCTTGATCTAGAACCAGAAGACCACAATACAGAGCCAAACTATAAAGTAGACCAGGCCTGTACCAGTTTAGAACTTCCTCAGACTTCTACACATAGCAGTCAGTCTGAAGCAAGGGATTCTGGGGCAGATATTCATGGGGACGAGGGCCAACAAACTGGTGCTAAGGATTCGGGCATGTATGGAGATCTGGGAGTGAAGGATTTGACCAAAGACAACCCTCCGACCTATGGCAGGCTGGGTGAGATGAACTCTATTGAAGTGACTGAAGATGAAGGGGACGGGACCTACAAGTTAGAGTCAAGTCCTCTGAACCAGGTGAGTGAAATTTGGGAAGTGGGTGAAGACATCGCCTACGATGAAGGACCAAGTCAGGGTGATATGAGTGCACCTCTGGAGGAAGAGCTGAAAGGAAGTACATATCTTGAACTTGAAGCAAGGGTTGCAGAAAGTATGAAAGAAGACATAGCTGTCGATAACGAAAGCAAGATGGGGGGTCATCTCAGTGAGATGGAGAACATGAATGAAGAGGAAGCCTCCTGCACTCAGAATCAAAGCAGTGGTCCTAAGGCCACAGAGCAGTTAAAGATCACCGAGTGCAAGGATGACGTGCCTGCATCGGCGATACCGTGTGGTGATGTCCCCGTAACTGACATGACCTCAGACGAGCCTAACCACGACACCACTTTCCATGAGCAAGACAGGCAATCCTTCACTTCGCTGACCACCACAAGCCCTGCCTCGCAGCCAGACCTTGATGACAGCTGGGAGCATGGCATGCCAAAACAGCCCTGCGATGGGCAGAGTGGAAGCCAGGCCACCTGGGAGGGGGCAGAAAGGATTATGGGTAGTGGCGAGCTAGAAGAAAGGTACCCTGCAAAACTACGACTCTCCCTCAGTGTGATGCCTTTACAGCCAGCACCCTCTCAATCTGCCCTCACAGACAGTGAGATTACCACACAGGAAAAG GTTAGAGAGGGCTCGGTGGAGTCTCCAGAGCAGAGTCCATTTGAGCCATGGGCTCGGCACCCGGGAGAGTGGGGAGTGTTGGAGACGGACCTGCCGGTTGAGCTTGGTGAACTCGTTAACGGCGATGAAGAGCTTGCCGATGCCAGAGAAAACACAGTGGTGCTGAG GGAAGACGTTGCCAGTGACAGCACTGAAGATGAAAGCAAGCTGTTGACAGCTCTGTGCTCACAAGAGTCATTTCACCCAAAGGAATTGAAG AGAGAAAATGGGGAAGACACAGATGTCATCACACCAGGGAATGTGGTTGAAAG TTGCGTGTTATGTAACAGGAAGATGAGTAGCCCTGCAACGATTCCTGAGAACACACGTCAGACGGCCTTGTCTGACACCTACTTATTGCTGGTCGTGTGGCTCCTGGTCTACTGCATTTTTGTCCTGCCTCAGATGGACCTGTGGACAATTCCCAGCCTCCTGCTTAACCTGCAATGA
- the clmn gene encoding calmin isoform X1, protein MAGLEWEDWFEREEFIGQISDIRVQNLQVEREVVQKRTFTRWMNLHLEKCNPPIEVHDLFRDIRDGKILMALLEELSGCRLLHGFKPSSHRIFRLNNIAKVLTFLEERNVKLVSIDAADIADGNSSIVLGLIWNIILFFQIKELTGNIKNQFPSSSSLSSIPTSSDSDTSHSSTPSDDRRPSIAAKDHGKAIKTLLQWVQRRTRKYGVAVQDFGKSWTSGLAFLAVIKSIDPSLVDMRRALLRSSRENIEEAFRTAHYSLGIPRLLEPEDVTLNPPDEQSIMTYVSQFLEHFPGIEEDDPSDFLERSKVSTRMNEPPYRNGVQRKERFCVVKRDWVQPLPKIFISSVAEGREQARTPAQPRIVEDRPWDSEESSVDSSPSTTDSRPLCRPLSLNKDTSGAASSTTSSPQPSLIDSVMDSPDSWSEMPSELPQSCSDGSLSESATSSEQRYSSYPGELTSDQVSPLLLERVSQDQVDTELFVDEGNFSLSSVESLQAKSTLLSEEDDAYRYILDLKEDVSTDHMPSKDIISDPNAQQTQPCPLQNPEIVKPASHDTSCGDSDSGYYPGQKDISATQPDNVSKSELTTDTDEPVAGTENQFECKESLESSKTEAAQIITESDHMAFFEDDAECPVLQYERISISGSEEDVDLSEEVSHKEEMEENNVADVFSSNVKKQDGDTGEKEDAHHDEMTWPLHVDIDQKELDLEPEDHNTEPNYKVDQACTSLELPQTSTHSSQSEARDSGADIHGDEGQQTGAKDSGMYGDLGVKDLTKDNPPTYGRLGEMNSIEVTEDEGDGTYKLESSPLNQVSEIWEVGEDIAYDEGPSQGDMSAPLEEELKGSTYLELEARVAESMKEDIAVDNESKMGGHLSEMENMNEEEASCTQNQSSGPKATEQLKITECKDDVPASAIPCGDVPVTDMTSDEPNHDTTFHEQDRQSFTSLTTTSPASQPDLDDSWEHGMPKQPCDGQSGSQATWEGAERIMGSGELEERYPAKLRLSLSVMPLQPAPSQSALTDSEITTQEKVREGSVESPEQSPFEPWARHPGEWGVLETDLPVELGELVNGDEELADARENTVVLREDVASDSTEDESKLLTALCSQESFHPKELKQRENGEDTDVITPGNVVESCVLCNRKMSSPATIPENTRQTALSDTYLLLVVWLLVYCIFVLPQMDLWTIPSLLLNLQ, encoded by the exons ATGGCTGGACTGGAATGGGAAGACTGGTTTGAACGTGAGGAATTTATCGGCCAAATTAGCGACATCCGAGTGCAGAATCTTCAAG TTGAAAGGGAAGTCGTTCAGAAGAGGACCTTTACAAGATGGATGAATCTACATTTAGAGAAG tgtaatcCTCCGATAGAGGTGCACGACCTCTTCCGTGACATCCGGGATGGGAAGATCCTGATGGCCCTGCTGGAGGAGCTGTCAGGATGTAGGCTG CTGCATGGATTCAAGCCATCCTCACATCGCATTTTCAGGCTTAATAACATAGCGAAGGTACTGACATTCCTGGAGGAAAGAAAC GTAAAGCTGGTTAGCATTGATGCAGCAGACATTGCTGATGGCAATTCATCCATAGTGCTGGGCCTGATCTGGAATATCATCCTCTTTTTCCAG ATTAAAGAGCTGACAGGAAACATAAAGAACCAGTTCCCATCCTCTTCCAGCTTATCTTCGATCCCCACCAGCTCAGATTCTGACACCTCACACTCTAGCACTCCATCAGATGACAGGAGGCCTTCCATTGCTGCCAAGGATCATGGGAAAGCCATAAAGACACTCTTACAGTGGGTCCAGAGACGCACCAGAAA ATATGGAGTAGCGGTCCAGGATTTTGGCAAAAGCTGGACAAGTGGCCTGGCTTTTCTTGCAGTTATCAAATCTATTGACCCCAGTCTGGTGGACATGAGGAGAGCCCTGCTCAGGTCCTCCAGAGAAAACATTGAGGAGGCCTTCCGAACAGCACACTATAGCCTGGGTATACCACGGCTTCTGGAGCCTGAAG ATGTGACCCTGAATCCCCCAGATGAACAGTCTATAATGACATATGTGTCCCAGTTTTTGGAGCACTTTCCGGGAATCGAGGAG GATGATCCTTCAGATTTCCTGGAGAGGAGCAAGGTCAGCACACGGATGAATGAGCCCCCATATAGAAATGGAGTTCAGAGGAAAGAAAGGTTCTGTGTGGTGAAGAGGGATTGGGTTCAGCCTCTGCCCAAGATCTTCATCTCCTCTGTGGCCGAAGGTCGTGAGCAGGCCCGCACTCCTGCCCAACCGCGGATAGTGGAGGACAGGCCCTGGGATAGCGAGGAATCTTCAGTGGATTCAAGTCCTAGCACCACCGACAGTCGACCTCTCTGCCGCCCCCTGTCCCTGAACAAGGACACGTCTGGTGCTGCATCTTCCACCACCAGCTCTCCTCAACCTTCCCTGATTGACTCTGTGATGGACTCTCCGGATTCGTGGAGTGAGATGCCTAGTGAGCTTCCACAGTCTTGCAGCGATGGCTCTCTGAGTGAGAGTGCTACATCTAGTGAGCAGAGGTACTCTTCTTATCCTGGCGAGCTGACATCAGATCAGGTGTCACCGCTGCTGTTAGAGAGGGTCTCCCAAGACCAGGTGGACACAGAGCTGTTTGTCGATGAAGGAAACTTCTCTCTCAGCTCGGTGGAGAGTTTGCAGGCCAAATCCACACTGCTGTCTGAGGAGGACGATGCTTATAGGTACATTTTAGATCTTAAGGAGGATGTGTCTACTGATCACATGCCCAGTAAGGATATAATCAGTGATCCAAATGCACAGCAAACACAACCCTGCCCTTTGCAGAACCCAGAAATTGTCAAACCAGCATCTCATGACACCTCATGTGGGGATAGTGACTCTGGCTATTATCCTGGCCAAAAAGACATCTCTGCAACACAACCGGACAATGTTAGCAAGAGTGAGTTAACCACTGACACTGACGAACCGGTTGCTGGCACTGAAAACCAGTTCGAATGTAAAGAAAGTTTAGAGTCCTCCAAAACTGAAGCTGCTCAGATCATCACCGAATCAGACCACATGGCCTTTTTCGAGGATGATGCTGAATGTCCTGTTCTTCAGTATGAGAGGATTTCCATTTCAGGAAGTGAAGAGGATGTTGACCTGTCTGAAGAAGTGTCTCACAAGGAGGAAATGGAGGAAAACAACGTGGCTGATGTCTTCAGCAGCAATGTTAAAAAGCAGGACGGCGACACTGGAGAAAAGGAAGATGCACATCATGACGAAATGACCTGGCCATTGCATGTAGACATTGACCAAAAGGAGCTTGATCTAGAACCAGAAGACCACAATACAGAGCCAAACTATAAAGTAGACCAGGCCTGTACCAGTTTAGAACTTCCTCAGACTTCTACACATAGCAGTCAGTCTGAAGCAAGGGATTCTGGGGCAGATATTCATGGGGACGAGGGCCAACAAACTGGTGCTAAGGATTCGGGCATGTATGGAGATCTGGGAGTGAAGGATTTGACCAAAGACAACCCTCCGACCTATGGCAGGCTGGGTGAGATGAACTCTATTGAAGTGACTGAAGATGAAGGGGACGGGACCTACAAGTTAGAGTCAAGTCCTCTGAACCAGGTGAGTGAAATTTGGGAAGTGGGTGAAGACATCGCCTACGATGAAGGACCAAGTCAGGGTGATATGAGTGCACCTCTGGAGGAAGAGCTGAAAGGAAGTACATATCTTGAACTTGAAGCAAGGGTTGCAGAAAGTATGAAAGAAGACATAGCTGTCGATAACGAAAGCAAGATGGGGGGTCATCTCAGTGAGATGGAGAACATGAATGAAGAGGAAGCCTCCTGCACTCAGAATCAAAGCAGTGGTCCTAAGGCCACAGAGCAGTTAAAGATCACCGAGTGCAAGGATGACGTGCCTGCATCGGCGATACCGTGTGGTGATGTCCCCGTAACTGACATGACCTCAGACGAGCCTAACCACGACACCACTTTCCATGAGCAAGACAGGCAATCCTTCACTTCGCTGACCACCACAAGCCCTGCCTCGCAGCCAGACCTTGATGACAGCTGGGAGCATGGCATGCCAAAACAGCCCTGCGATGGGCAGAGTGGAAGCCAGGCCACCTGGGAGGGGGCAGAAAGGATTATGGGTAGTGGCGAGCTAGAAGAAAGGTACCCTGCAAAACTACGACTCTCCCTCAGTGTGATGCCTTTACAGCCAGCACCCTCTCAATCTGCCCTCACAGACAGTGAGATTACCACACAGGAAAAG GTTAGAGAGGGCTCGGTGGAGTCTCCAGAGCAGAGTCCATTTGAGCCATGGGCTCGGCACCCGGGAGAGTGGGGAGTGTTGGAGACGGACCTGCCGGTTGAGCTTGGTGAACTCGTTAACGGCGATGAAGAGCTTGCCGATGCCAGAGAAAACACAGTGGTGCTGAG GGAAGACGTTGCCAGTGACAGCACTGAAGATGAAAGCAAGCTGTTGACAGCTCTGTGCTCACAAGAGTCATTTCACCCAAAGGAATTGAAG CAGAGAGAAAATGGGGAAGACACAGATGTCATCACACCAGGGAATGTGGTTGAAAG TTGCGTGTTATGTAACAGGAAGATGAGTAGCCCTGCAACGATTCCTGAGAACACACGTCAGACGGCCTTGTCTGACACCTACTTATTGCTGGTCGTGTGGCTCCTGGTCTACTGCATTTTTGTCCTGCCTCAGATGGACCTGTGGACAATTCCCAGCCTCCTGCTTAACCTGCAATGA